A region from the Spirochaeta thermophila DSM 6192 genome encodes:
- the metE gene encoding 5-methyltetrahydropteroyltriglutamate--homocysteine S-methyltransferase has product METHVIGFPRIGARRELKKAVEAYWKGATDRSSLEDTGKRLMEYAWKTQKEAGLSLVTVGDFSYYDHILDMALALSLIPSRFKKEDYPHDLDLSFALARGDRERNIPALDMTKWFDTNYHYIVPELEDSSSIRLAEHTRIEEQVHLARSLGYRVKATLPGPLTFLSLARETGERPRWSFADEVGKAYATLLSRLAPHCEWIQLEEPILATDLSSPQKEAWASIYAQLSDHTERILVACYFGPVGENIELLLSSGVRGIHLDLTREGVEVLSRIPEDRVVSLGVIDGRNVWRADLEAAARIVEPQVARRGDDKTMLSSSCSLLHVPIDLELETALPEYIKEWLAFAVQKCRELSLLARYLTNGETGPEWESSRKAAEARRRHPEVMIPRVRERVASVTGTQLTRSLPFADRKPLQQEKLGLPLFPTTTIGSFPQTPEIRKVRARFKRGEITREEYETYMEGEIERVIREQEALGLDVLVHGEPERNDMVEYFAELLPGYCTTTNGWVQSYGTRCVKPPIIYGDVHRSEPMTIRWITYAQSLTSRPVKGMLTGPVTMLKWSFVRDDIPARDVAFQIALALRDEVADLEAQGITVIQIDEPAIREGLPLRRTQWEEYLTWATDAFRLASSGAAPDTQIHTHMCYSDFEDIIEWIARLDADVISIEASRSDMQLLEAFHRFDYPNDIGPGVYDVHSPRIPGIEEMYRLLKKALEVIAPGQLWVNPDCGLKTRAWEEVRPSLTNMVEAARRLRKEYDGRK; this is encoded by the coding sequence ATGGAGACACACGTCATAGGATTTCCCCGCATAGGTGCCCGCAGGGAACTCAAGAAAGCAGTGGAGGCATACTGGAAAGGCGCTACAGACCGGTCTTCGCTCGAAGACACGGGAAAGCGGCTCATGGAATATGCATGGAAGACCCAGAAGGAGGCGGGACTCTCACTGGTGACAGTGGGTGACTTCTCGTACTACGACCATATCCTCGACATGGCCCTCGCGCTCTCCCTCATCCCCTCGCGATTCAAGAAAGAGGACTACCCCCACGACCTCGACCTCTCCTTCGCCCTCGCGCGGGGCGACAGGGAGCGCAACATCCCGGCCCTCGACATGACCAAGTGGTTCGATACCAACTACCACTACATCGTACCTGAACTGGAAGACTCCTCCTCGATCCGACTCGCGGAACACACCCGGATCGAGGAACAGGTGCATCTCGCCCGAAGTCTCGGCTACCGGGTGAAGGCCACCCTCCCCGGTCCCCTCACCTTCCTCTCCCTCGCCCGCGAGACCGGGGAGCGCCCCAGATGGTCCTTCGCCGACGAGGTGGGTAAGGCCTATGCGACGCTGCTCTCCCGTCTCGCCCCGCACTGCGAGTGGATACAGCTGGAGGAGCCGATCCTCGCCACCGACCTCTCCTCCCCCCAGAAGGAGGCATGGGCCTCGATCTACGCCCAGCTCTCCGACCACACGGAGAGGATCCTGGTGGCCTGCTACTTCGGGCCAGTGGGAGAGAACATCGAGCTCCTCCTCTCCTCCGGCGTACGGGGCATCCACCTCGACCTCACACGCGAGGGGGTCGAGGTCCTCTCCCGGATTCCCGAAGACAGGGTCGTCTCCCTCGGGGTGATAGACGGACGGAACGTCTGGCGGGCCGACCTGGAGGCGGCGGCCCGGATAGTCGAACCGCAGGTGGCCCGAAGAGGAGACGACAAGACGATGCTCTCCTCTTCGTGCTCGCTCCTCCATGTGCCCATCGACCTCGAGCTCGAGACAGCACTCCCCGAGTACATCAAGGAATGGCTCGCCTTCGCCGTGCAAAAGTGCAGGGAACTGAGTCTCCTCGCACGTTACCTCACGAACGGAGAGACAGGTCCGGAATGGGAGAGCTCACGAAAGGCAGCCGAGGCGAGGAGACGGCATCCCGAGGTCATGATCCCCCGCGTGAGGGAACGCGTGGCATCCGTCACAGGTACACAGCTTACCCGCTCCCTTCCCTTTGCCGATCGCAAGCCCCTCCAGCAGGAGAAGCTGGGCCTTCCACTCTTCCCCACCACCACCATCGGCTCCTTCCCCCAGACCCCCGAGATCCGCAAGGTGAGAGCCCGGTTCAAGAGGGGGGAGATCACCCGGGAGGAGTACGAGACCTATATGGAGGGCGAGATAGAGAGGGTCATACGGGAACAGGAGGCCCTCGGCCTGGACGTCCTGGTGCACGGAGAGCCGGAACGGAACGATATGGTGGAGTACTTCGCAGAACTCCTGCCGGGCTACTGCACCACGACCAATGGGTGGGTGCAGAGCTATGGGACTCGATGCGTGAAGCCCCCCATCATCTACGGCGACGTCCACCGCTCCGAGCCCATGACCATTCGGTGGATCACCTACGCCCAGTCGCTCACCTCCCGGCCGGTGAAAGGCATGCTCACGGGGCCGGTCACCATGCTCAAGTGGAGTTTCGTCCGGGACGACATCCCCGCCCGGGACGTCGCGTTCCAGATCGCCCTCGCACTCAGGGACGAGGTGGCGGACCTCGAAGCTCAGGGCATAACCGTCATCCAGATAGACGAGCCCGCCATCAGGGAGGGGCTCCCCCTGAGAAGGACGCAGTGGGAGGAGTATCTCACCTGGGCCACCGACGCCTTCCGCCTCGCGAGCTCGGGGGCGGCCCCCGACACACAGATCCACACCCACATGTGTTACAGCGATTTCGAGGACATCATCGAGTGGATCGCCCGGCTCGACGCCGACGTCATCAGCATAGAGGCCTCGCGGAGCGACATGCAGCTCCTCGAGGCGTTCCACCGCTTCGACTACCCCAACGACATCGGACCGGGTGTATACGACGTGCACAGTCCCAGGATCCCCGGCATCGAGGAGATGTACCGCCTCCTCAAGAAGGCCCTCGAGGTGATCGCCCCCGGGCAGCTCTGGGTGAACCCTGATTGCGGACTCAAGACCCGTGCCTGGGAGGAGGTGCGTCCCTCCCTCACCAACATGGTGGAAGCCGCTCGGAGACTCAGGAAGGAGTACGACGGGAGGAAATGA
- a CDS encoding DEAD/DEAH box helicase: MGRQTKSTLQNGIPAIFQNPEVEALLAKGKDVIIQVEEGEFPYPAYFFRGFPKVVEREGLYLTPTEQRIIDLIREAGMHPASLPELLFLGGRTTPRREAQALAFPSHAVCCTATRLIDHIRRDNLSLQHIRRVVMEYPQDEETAEIFKADVEFVLSKVPSHPQCIVLASDPQRAVADLKDVLSHPQIVPLSSWKKSRTEKAWFPLEAPDRMAEAVADLILSHDLKKVICYVPDTLTEKLRRTFIRMHISFASILRDSSPGSEDRALKKFKTLDAEVLLLEAPRPFPSLYTAKAVIFAGIPGPEIFLQGKRCLSEHIPLTHLFLLAPQSEEERIHELESRVGSIARREPPDEEAVARGFLERVLECLDRQNPHAIEPYRKAFRKAVPFFRRADVAAYLVRNILSDSARSLLPMQDIFFSMGKNRKIFPEDLKELVLSVEGLTEEDIGEIRVLDNYSFVEVSEPFAEKVISTLNGTDFKGKRLTVNYGKRRSGR, translated from the coding sequence GTGGGACGACAGACAAAGAGCACGCTGCAGAACGGTATCCCTGCGATCTTCCAGAATCCTGAGGTCGAGGCCCTTCTTGCGAAAGGGAAGGATGTGATCATCCAGGTGGAAGAGGGGGAATTCCCCTACCCCGCCTACTTCTTCAGAGGGTTCCCCAAGGTGGTGGAACGTGAAGGTCTCTACCTCACCCCCACGGAACAGCGCATCATCGATCTCATCCGCGAGGCAGGGATGCACCCTGCCTCGCTTCCCGAGCTCCTCTTCCTGGGGGGCAGGACCACCCCGAGACGGGAGGCCCAGGCGCTGGCCTTCCCCTCCCACGCCGTCTGCTGTACCGCCACACGCCTCATAGACCATATACGGAGGGACAACCTCTCCCTCCAGCACATCAGGCGTGTCGTGATGGAATATCCGCAGGACGAAGAGACCGCGGAGATATTCAAGGCCGATGTGGAGTTCGTTCTCTCGAAGGTGCCTTCACACCCGCAGTGCATCGTCCTCGCCTCCGACCCGCAACGTGCAGTCGCCGACCTCAAGGACGTCCTCTCCCATCCGCAGATCGTGCCCCTCTCCAGCTGGAAGAAGAGCCGAACCGAAAAGGCGTGGTTTCCCCTGGAGGCCCCCGACCGGATGGCCGAGGCCGTAGCCGACCTCATCCTGAGCCATGACCTCAAGAAGGTGATCTGCTACGTCCCCGACACGCTCACCGAGAAGCTGAGACGGACATTCATCAGGATGCACATCTCCTTCGCTTCCATACTCCGGGACTCCTCGCCCGGGTCAGAGGATCGCGCACTCAAGAAGTTCAAGACCCTCGACGCCGAGGTGCTCCTCCTGGAAGCCCCCCGCCCATTCCCCTCCCTCTACACGGCAAAGGCCGTCATCTTCGCCGGTATTCCGGGTCCGGAGATCTTCCTCCAGGGGAAACGCTGTCTGAGCGAGCACATACCTCTCACACACCTGTTCCTCCTCGCCCCCCAGAGCGAGGAGGAGCGGATCCATGAGCTCGAAAGCCGGGTGGGCTCGATCGCACGGCGGGAACCTCCTGACGAGGAGGCCGTGGCGAGGGGATTCCTCGAGCGCGTCCTGGAATGCCTCGACAGGCAAAACCCTCATGCCATCGAACCATACAGGAAGGCCTTCAGGAAGGCGGTGCCCTTCTTCCGCAGGGCGGACGTGGCCGCCTATCTCGTACGGAACATCCTTTCCGACTCTGCCCGGAGCCTCCTGCCCATGCAGGACATATTCTTCAGCATGGGGAAGAACCGCAAGATCTTTCCGGAAGATCTCAAGGAACTCGTGCTCTCGGTGGAGGGGCTCACCGAAGAGGACATCGGGGAGATCCGGGTGCTCGACAACTATTCCTTCGTGGAAGTGAGCGAGCCGTTCGCGGAGAAGGTCATCTCCACCCTCAACGGTACGGACTTCAAGGGGAAACGGCTCACGGTCAACTACGGCAAACGGAGGAGTGGGAGGTGA
- a CDS encoding MBL fold metallo-hydrolase: protein MVQKLVVGQLATNAYVYVSQVTGKALLIDPGADAPRIVDWLEDLGILPSALLCTHGHIDHVGAIGHLLDRLHHDRTIPVFLHEADLPLLEEAFDLQRAWLHSAGIPTADLDRPPVSSIRPLTDGKELDPWGLRLLHTPGHSPGSICLYAPEEGVLFSGDTLFREGVGRTDLPGGSWEALERSIVERLYPLGDGIRVYPGHGPETTLGHEKGWNPFVREEGLTPRG from the coding sequence ATGGTGCAAAAGCTCGTGGTAGGTCAACTGGCGACCAACGCCTACGTGTACGTGTCCCAGGTCACGGGGAAGGCCCTCCTCATCGACCCCGGGGCGGATGCCCCACGGATCGTCGACTGGCTGGAAGACCTCGGGATCCTTCCCTCCGCCCTGCTGTGCACCCACGGACACATCGATCACGTGGGAGCCATCGGGCACCTGCTCGACCGCCTTCACCACGATCGGACCATCCCCGTCTTCCTCCACGAGGCCGATCTTCCCCTCCTCGAGGAAGCCTTCGACCTGCAGCGCGCCTGGCTCCACTCCGCCGGGATACCCACAGCCGATCTCGACCGCCCACCCGTCTCTTCGATCCGTCCCCTCACCGATGGGAAGGAACTCGACCCCTGGGGCCTTCGTCTCCTCCACACCCCCGGGCACAGCCCCGGCAGTATCTGCCTCTACGCCCCCGAGGAAGGGGTGCTCTTTTCAGGGGATACGCTCTTCCGGGAAGGGGTGGGAAGGACCGATCTTCCGGGAGGCTCGTGGGAGGCGCTGGAGAGGAGTATCGTCGAACGCCTCTATCCACTTGGCGACGGGATACGGGTCTATCCGGGGCACGGTCCGGAGACGACACTGGGCCACGAGAAGGGGTGGAACCCCTTCGTGCGGGAGGAGGGGCTCACGCCGAGAGGTTGA